AAGGAACCTTATGCAAAAACAAACAAGAAAGACAGAACATGCATGAAAACCATATACTAGCACAATGTAACAACATACTAACAAGCCCCAATTGATGATTTTATCTTACAGAAGCACAATAATTAAATTGGCAAAAAACCTGAATTAAACCCTGAAACACAATCATCAGTGCTGTACAACAACAGAAACACATTGCATTCAAAGAAATGAATATAATCAAACTgataaataatttgaaaatagATAAATATAAAGAAACAATCATGATTCATAAACTAAAAATTTACCACTAATCAATAGAAAAGAGATTAACCACTAATCTACCTCTGTTCTGATTATCCCACATTTTGACTTATCTGTTTAGCCCATTTTTATGCATCATCTGCTGAACTTTCACTCTGCAAAAGGAAGAAAAAGATtggattttcaagaatatttgaATTTATAAAAGTGCATTGATTTGTGGATGCTGTTGAGAAGAGTTGGCTGATACTGAGAAGAGCCATATGTATTTTGTGCCATGTGTGTTGCTGTTTGCTAGCCCCTGCATGGAAATAccattattataattttattgtTGATAGTTTCAAGAAAATCACAAAGATTTTTGTGTTGTTATATGCACCCAGTGTTGTAAAGTTGGGAAATCGGAATTATTCGGTTAAGGTGCCGATTTGCGATTTATCggacaatttttaaaaaatcggataATTTATCGGCAATTTTTCAAAAATCGGTCAAATCTGATgaatatttttgaccgatttaTCGACGATTTTTGAAAAAACGACCGATTTCTATGACAGAGCATGCACCTCCTTATATAATAAACCAACCATTTTTTTTGCAACAATGAATCATGAGAATgtttttttgaaaattttcaaattctttctatattttttttacaCTTTAATTGATCAAAACATTCAAGTTACAAAAGTAGGAAGTGAACATGCAACAAGCTACGCCCGCAAGACCTTAATGAAACCCtgtttttaatttatatttacaTATAACTTGAGATTGAAGTACTGCATTTTGAGGTGATTTTTTTATCTTTCGATAAAATTTCTTAGATGAAAAATGTAGAATTATTGACAAAcacaaattttaaataaaatggGATATAGCTGCGGCTACAAATTGGACCCCAcatgaaattgaaaaaaaatgGTTTCAAATTAATTATGCTTTAATAAACAGAATTAAGGTTAAAAAGATTCATAAGCACCCtgtatataataatttttttatatataaattagAATCCCAGGCTATGAGAAGAATATACGTGTAGCACTCCTTTTTTTGACACATATAATGCATGTTGAGAAATTTCAATGAATTTATACAAAAAAGAGTTTTATAGATGCAGAAACAAATAGGATGCTAACTAATTTTCAACAATGTAACTATGAGTTCTGACAAGTGAGAAAGCTTTGCAAGACTGTAACCTTGTTCAACAACCTCGAACAGATGTTTCATGAAGTACGAAGTCCAGTTCTAATCATAAAGGAATGCGATGATTCAGAACATAGCCGTCTGTTCTTCAGTAACATGTAAACTATAGAACAAATATACATTGAAAGTCCAGAACACCAGTCGCCAAGAGAGAAGCATTCGACAGTTCTAGATGACACTATAAAAACTAAAATATCTACTTCTTACAAAATTTGTACCTTTAGTTAGAAATGTCATTGTTTCTCAAGGATACAACAGTTTTATGAAGCAGCCAGGCTGGATAACTGCACGGTAAATAAGAAATTCAACTTAAAAGAAGTAACATAATGCACCATCGGACTCAATTAGAAAGCTCATAAATGGATCTGAAATGTGTTACAATTTACAATTTGTAGTTTTGTACTGGTTCATTGTTTATACCAAAAATATCTTCAAGCAGAAATTTCATCCAGTACCACAAAAGCAACTAAACCCTCCCTTTAGGCCTTTCAGGAAAAATGTTGTTTACAATATTATTGCATTCCCTTCAGAAAGGCTGCTCACGTCTCACAAGTATTCAAGTGATTTGAGGGGGTTCAGTTAATAAGTGCAGGGAAGAAATTGGCCAATTAATTACTTCACAGATGGTTATGATTTCACACAATAATACAGATGCGCGAACACAACATTTGGATATGGACTCATATATGAACATGCATAAGGCTTATAAGTTAATGTCAAACCCCTTCTGCAATACAATTATGCTGGTCAATGCTTAACAaaagttttatttattttttgctTGAGCAGGTGTTTTAATTCATTCATACATATAGTGTATTTCTCTAGCTACGAATTGACTTGTGCCATAAATAACATGTCCTCAAACCTATTTGCAGACAGTGAGTAAGTCAACCTCAAAACCTTGAAAGTATATTACTGAATTGGAGAATACATTAGAAGCTGCCTCACATGGCTAGAGCAAATATTAGACCTTCATCAAACTTCTAAAGACTAGTCGACCCGACTAGTCGCCCAGTCGACCAGACAGTCGACCAGTCCGGCAAATATCAGTTTTTTCCCAGTCGACTCCTCCAGTCGACTACCCATTCTCGACTACTCGACTAGTCGCGACTAGTCGAGCGCCGTGACAACCATGTATGAAACATTACTTTTAAATATAATAACTGTAAGCAAACATATTTTTTTGTTGAACCTCTTATATTTCAGTTGTTTCCCTTAAACATGCATCTTATTCTTGACCAAATAAATCACTATATACATCATATATCATTCAAATTTAGTGGGCCTAACAAACAAAGTTTAAAATGCACAGAAGAAATATAATCTGATTAAAAATCATGATGTATACGACCAGGCTGTTCGAAAGAAGCCACTAACCTTGGAATTGTGGTTATATCTTAAATTCCACATGGGATTGAAAATCCCTTTCCAATTTGAATTTATAAAGAGCCCACATTCCAGCCAGAGGCTCCAAAGCTTCAGCTAACATCAAGATTTCTCTATACCTTTCTTTTGGCTAGAACTCAATGACTCTCCGGCAACCTGTTTCAACATTGTGATAGAACACATAATTATTCAAATATAATTATAAAGAACTTATTTGATTTCGAGTTCTAGAGAAAAAATTAAGAAGATATTTAATTTTCAAGAGACTGGAGACTTGTACATCATTATGCATGGCAAATAATAGAAAATCAACTTACCGCCATGGAAATTCACTTGTGTCAATTCCTGCTTGGTGAAGTTCATCAACATACTGCAGTGCTTCTCGGCATTCTTCACGATCATCAAAGAACTCCTTTTTGTCACCTTCTATCTCATATGTTTCATGGCCTTTTCCAGCAACCACCTTCAACATATGGACAATAGTAACATTAAAACGCAAAAAGACCTTCCCAATCTCAAACATAATATACAATCTCAAGAATTGATCCATTGTATCAAGAGAGAGCATGTAAGGTAAATTATGACTGGGGAATAGTGAATTTGCTGCTCGTCAAATTTACTGAAGTCCAAAGGAGTTTGTTTAGACCTATAAGAAAAGCACTGTGCCTTTAATTTATCTAATGGATAACTTCAAATAACCATTTTCACTTCCTAAAGACTCGTACTTCGATAAATTGTTTGATTGTATCCCTGACTCCATGTAAAACTCGAGTTAAGTGGCTTAAAAAACTGCCCACAAATATATTAATTTAGTAGTCAAAAAAggttataaaaaaaattgaaatttgttGCTTACACTAACCACCACGTCGCCTTCCTCGCCCATGGCAACCGCAGCACGTACTGCTACCCGTCTAATGTCATGAAGAAAAAGTCTGTTACCATTGGGAAGTGGCGGGTAATAGTCATTTTCGCCATGTTTCAAGTAATCTTGCATGGTCATTCCCACACCAGACAGCATGTCATCCAAGATGTCCACTGGTAAAAACAAACACGAAGACTTAGAATTACTAAACAAGGAACACTTCTTCGATACTAATCGGTAGTTGGAACAGAGGGAGTAAACATATAATTAAACACTATCTCATAGCGTAATAGATCAATCCACTATAGTAAAATCTCCGTTGCCTCGTCTGAGTCAGACATTCAGAGTGCCACGTGATTAAGATAACTTGTAATTCAGAGATACAAGTTGCAACATGCCAAAAAACATAATGCAGGCTATAGCTTAAGATTAAACGTCGGGCATATGATAATTCTTTATAGATCAGAAAACTTACACGGATCCTCGTTTCTTGGATTGTCAGATGTTAACAAAGTCACATCACTTTTATCTGTTGCAATCTTAGTCATCAATGGCCTCTTCCCTCTATCTTTCTCTCCGCTACACCCGAAAACTTCACATTTACATGATAGTTTGGTCAGACGATAAATTATGCATTCATCAGTTAAGGCTTAGCTTATTTTCTGACAGCAAAGCTTATTCACATTATTAGAAAACCCATGCAAAGTATATATATCCACGTCAATCAGGTTGGCAAACAAGAAAGTAAATCTAACAATTCCTATCTTAATCCGCAACTGGAAGTCCAAAACATTTAAAAAGAATACCTGTTATGACCCTCCTTGGACCAAGCTCCCGTACAAAATCGAGGAGTCTAGATAGACCATCTGGAGTATTTGCATAGTCTACAATTACCCCAAAGGCCTGCTCCTCATCTATCAACTCGCATCTACCAGGCACTGAATCAACCTCTTCAATACCTCTAACAATATCCTCCAAAGGTGCACCAACTGCAATTCCGACTGCAACAGCTGCTAGAATATTGTAAATGTTATGCCTCCCCAGCAACCCTGATGAGATCTCCAATATACCTTGAGGTGTGTTAACTAACACCTGTGTCTCAAACAAGGAGAGTTCATACTTTAATGGATGAATATCTGCATTCTTATTCTCCATCGCAAAAGTCACTATAGGCACTTCTGGGTTCCCTAGGGAAATAAAGAAAGCTGCATTTGGGTCATCAATGTTAACAATTTTCCGGTGCCTTTCTGGGTCCACCATCCTCGAGAACAACTTTGCCTTGGCATCCCTATATTCTTCCTCGGACCCCTCAAAATCCGAATGATCTCTAGTCAAATTCGTGAAAACTGCAATATCAAAATCGATTTCATCACACCTCCCTAAAGCAAGTCCGTAAGAAGAAGCTTCCATAACAAGGGCTTCTGTCCCATTATGCTCCATCTTCGCCATCAATTTCTGAACTAGAACAGCATCTGGTGTCATATGTGGTGAATCCAACTTGTTATCCCCATGAATATAATACGCAACAGAGCTTAACATTCCAGTTCTTACTCCCATAGCTTCATACATTCCCTTGATTAGATATGAAGTAGTTGTCTTACCATTTGTTCCCGTTATCCCTATAACTGACATCTTCTTCGACGGATACCTAAAAAATGAAGCAGACAATGCTGCAAGAACTGCACTTGTATCTTCCACCAAAACCAAAGCCTTACACCCTAACGTATCTTCTATATCTATCTCCTGACTAGCCACAACCGCAACAGCCCCTCTCTTATCCgcctcacttaaaaacaaatgtCCATCATTCTTCTTCCCAACACAACACACAAACAAATCACCCGACTCAACCAACCTCGAATCATGTTGAATACCCGTAATCTCAATTTCTAAATTACCATAAACCGACACCGGAACAACCTTACTCTCATCTAAAAGCTCAGCTAATGTCATTCTAAACTTAGGATCAACAATTCTAGCTTTACCACTACCAAAACCATCAAAATCAACATTAAAAGATTCATTATCAGACAAATCATTTTTACTTAAATCATCATCACTTACCTCAAGATCAGAACTTTCTGACTCCGAATCATCCACATTAGCAGCCAAACCTTGTAACTCATCAATTTCCTCCAGATCATCAGCTTCTTCAGGCTCCAATTCATCGACCACTTCACCAACTTTCCCTTTCTCTTTCTTAGGATTAGGCTTCAACAGCCCTTGTTTAACAAACTCTTTTCTTTTCAAGGCGATAGCTTTATCGATTTCGCCAAACAAATCATCCCCAGAATCATTTTCCTCAGCTAAATTAGGATTATCTGGTGCATCTTCCACATCAGCAATAGCATTAAGAAAAATAGACTGGTCTTTCTTGTACTGCTCATCTGCGATTTTTCGAGCCCGAGAAGCTTGGCGACTGATTTGAGTGTACTTGTTAACACCATGAGTAGAGTCTTCAGCAGCTTCAGGAGGGTCATTGTCAGAATGGGGTTGGGTAGAATTTGCCATCAGGGCCAATGGCAAATGGGGTTAGAGAAAGATGATATTTTTTTCGAAAAATTGGGAAATTAGGGTAGTGGGGTTTCAAGAATTTGGGGGGAAATGAAGATTttagagagatggggagtggtggaGAGTGGGTGAAGATGGTGTGGAGTGTCattagagagagaaagagagagatggggagagagagagatgggggggagagagagaggatATGGATATAGAGGGTTTTAGAATTTGGAGGAGAATTAAGATAGGGGTTTTACAGACAAGAACTAAGAAGTGTTCATTTTGGACAAATGATTGTTTAGGATGTTGTTTTGGGTTAACATGAATTTCTGCTCAAGTCTTTACTAATGTCTTAGATAATATTGAAATTTTTATAATAtgatatatttaaaatttagaaGTATCTATTTGATATAAACGAGAAGACAAATGTTAGAGTTCCAAAAATATTTCTAAAATCGTTTCCAAATACCGAGTTGTCATAGTGTTATTGGTTATTTACTCACTAATAAAATGAACCGTTCGTGTCATTTGAGAACTTTGAGATATTTTTCGGGATATATAGCATTGCTCAAGACCACAATAATGATAAAGATGTATATAGATTGGTTAATTTGTAAGTTCTAAAAAAATTGCAAAAAGTTCAAATATGATTTATAAAGGGGGATAAACTTTTGGTAAAAAATTTCAGaaagttttgaaggaaatgaagaaaAGAATTTTAATGATAATTGTTTATATTAATTGAAGAGGAACATGAATTAAATAACAGGAACACCATTTTTGTTGGAAGCATATAGAGGAGATATGCAATCATATGAACCATATAATTTGAGTTTAGGGGCAAAGAGATTCTAAATAAAGCACCACTAAAACCATAACATTTTGGTGAAAGAATGAGCAAAAAAAAATCTTTTTGTTAAATAGTATAAAATCTTGTTCGTGCCTTATCCGATACCGGAAGATTTTAGTCTTACAGTGACCGGCTACTTGACGTGATATGAGCCGGTTCACTTAGTAGGCCTCAAAGGAAGTTTACATGATCAATTTACATATGACAATTCTTTTTGCCTTCTCCAATTATATATACATGAAGAAATAAACAGCAAATGACTAGGGCAGCCAATTCATAATAATTTTTAAGAGAACCAGCTACATAACATTTTGCAAGCTTCTAAAATATACTGGAAGGAGCTCTAAATGACCTCATCATGCCAGCTGAATAACCTCCTTTCGGTTGATAAAATGGATCGCTTTCGCTTCTAGGTAAGGATGAAGACATGAAGACCCATGTCCAATCTCAACAAAGATAGGAAGAAAAAATCGACTGTCTTATACTATGAGAACGTTGAGAACGTTGATGATGACGATGAACAATGGATACTTACTCCCGCCAATGATAGTACTAATCATGAGGCATTTCAATTACCTCATGAAGAGAAAGCGGAAAACTTATCAGTTCACATTGTGTGATTATGTACTTCCTCCAATGACAGTGCTGATCACTGAGGCATTTCAGGTTGTCAAGTTTGATATCATTTGCGCTGATTTCTTTTATGTTTTCTCACTGGTGTCTTGTTTTAAAATAAAGATCTATCACGCGTTCTGATAGGACATGGGTTTGAAGTTTGAACTCGTGTAGAGCAGCAGTAGAGGCCCTCTTCAATAAACACGAGTGCCTTTGGTGAATCGATCAATATTGAATCTGTTTTGAAATATCTTCTACTAACATCTTAAGGTCTTGGAAGACTCGTTAACTTAACATGGTATTAAAGCCCATGTAAGGATGTTTTTTTTTGAGTTTGAAACATTGAATATTGCTCCCAACATATTGCCTCTTTGCAATCAATATACCTGTAGATTATAGTCACCTCTT
This sequence is a window from Apium graveolens cultivar Ventura chromosome 9, ASM990537v1, whole genome shotgun sequence. Protein-coding genes within it:
- the LOC141684674 gene encoding LOW QUALITY PROTEIN: UDP-N-acetylmuramoyl-L-alanyl-D-glutamate--2,6-diaminopimelate ligase MurE homolog, chloroplastic (The sequence of the model RefSeq protein was modified relative to this genomic sequence to represent the inferred CDS: deleted 1 base in 1 codon), whose amino-acid sequence is MTLHTIFTHSPPLPISLKSSFPPKFLKPHYPNFPIFRKKYHLSLTPFAIGPDGKFYPTPSDNDPPEAAEDSTHGVNKYTQISRQASRARKIADEQYKKDQSIFLNAIADVEDAPDNPNLAEENDSGDDLFGEIDKAIALKRKEFVKQGLLKPNPKKEKGKVGEVVDELEPEEADDLEEIDELQGLAANVDDSESESSDLEVSDDDLSKNDLSDNESFNVDFDGFGSGKARIVDPKFRMTLAELLDESKVVPVSVYGNLEIEITGIQHDSRLVESGDLFVCCVGKKNDGHLFLSEADKRGAVAVVASQEIDIEDTLGCKALVLVEDTSAVLAALSASFFRYPSKKMSVIGITGTNGKTTTSYLIKGMYEAMGVRTGMLSSVAYYIHGDNKLDSPHMTPDAVLVQKLMAKMEHNGTEALVMEASSYGLALGRCDEIDFDIAVFTNLTRDHSDFEGSEEEYRDAKAKLFSRMVDPERHRKIVNIDDPNAAFFISLGNPEVPIVTFAMENKNADIHPLKYELSLFETQVLVNTPQGILEISSGLLGRHNIYNILAAVAVGIAVGAPLEDIVRGIEEVDSVPGRCELIDEEQAFGVIVDYANTPDGLSRLLDFVRELGPRRVITVFGCSGEKDRGKRPLMTKIATDKSDVTLLTSDNPRNEDPLDILDDMLSGVGMTMQDYLKHGENDYYPPLPNGNRLFLHDIRRVAVRAAVAMGEEGDVVVVAGKGHETYEIEGDKKEFFDDREECREALQYVDELHQAGIDTSEFPWRLPESH